The Penaeus monodon isolate SGIC_2016 chromosome 6, NSTDA_Pmon_1, whole genome shotgun sequence genomic sequence aatagaggtggaaaagatgtggcatttaaaaaacaaaactttgcctgttgttattggagctcttggccttataaaaaaaggtacaaataagtttcttgagcaaataccaggaaatccaaaattagaagaaatccaaaaaatagtcttaaacagcacagcacatgttctcagaagagcattatcaatctgatgtgttctttgtgtgcgtgaattgatttgattggatgttttgatttgtggttgttctacatattttgcatgttttcgttgatgttccattgcctcaaacttcaatcaccctaggtcactggtagtgactcggtgtttgattttaattagcagatctaaggaaactttcgtatataataataataataataaaggtaataataaaaagctaGGGTCCAGACGGAAAATGTGTCGCGTTTCGGACGGCTCCTGACGAAGGTAACCCGCGCTTGGTAAAGGAGCGACCCAGGACTTCTCCGCTGAGATACTGGGGCTCGGGGGCGCCGAAGTaccaggagaaagaaggaaattgtCAATGACCGTAGAAGGGtgacaataaaagaaatacatgTGATTTCTTCTGTGCCTCGGTTTGCATGGATATAGTCTAGGGTGCCGAGAGCAGGAAGCGTAGAAGGGtgacaataaaagaaatacatgTCATGCCTCGGTTTGTTTAAATATAGCCTAGGGTGTTGAGGGTAGGAAGAAGGGTGaagtggatggaggagggagggagatcagGCTTACTCTGGGAGTCCGGGGGGGGAGAGAGCTCAGTGAATATGCGTGATCTGCTCCTATCATTGCCTCCCTCTgatctgtctgtcattctctctcgttctctctctctctctctctctctctctcttccatctatttctctcccttcaccttctctctctctctctctctctctctctctctctctttctctctctctctctctctctctctcctctctctctctctctctctctctctctctctctctctctctctctctctctcctctctctctctctctctctctctctctctctctctctctctctctcctctctctctctctctctctctctctctctctctctatcctccccccctctctctcctcgttttgtAATGTACTTTTTACCCATGAACATGCATAAGCTTCCTCTGACGTGACTGACTTGATCATGAAATAAAACTGCATGATCACAGTGACTGGGAATATGATCCTTCATTTCACCCTGTcgttgtataaaatatttaaactgaATATCTCTCTACGTATCCCTAATTcttgcttattcttattcttaattattctttttccatttttaattttcagtCATCTCTTGtttgaaagtatatataaagacTCAGAACAAAGTTCTcagaagctttttaaaaaaaattctttggagTTTCTCACCGAGAAACCTAACGGAACATCGCAAGTGAAAAGAAAGACTTTGATTTTGAAAtatgatatttaaagaaaaagaataataatatgcaaaatatatgcaATACTATGCAGCAGAATATgcaataataagcaataaaaatgaatataaatcgaATGAGACCAACAAATTTCTATCACCTTGTATAACCAATCACTCACGTCTAGGTAAATTTCACGACTAACTCTAGGTGAATCAGCGAGTCATCTCCAGCGCCGTCGTGTCGTGGCAGTTAGTCATCAGTCAGTCAAGTGTCAGCTGCAAAGCGACACTGCGCGAGCGAGTGTCAGGATTCCCAAGGCAGAGGCGGGACAGAAATCGCCTTCGGGAAGGTTTCGGTGCGAGCTCCTGCCGGcggcgagtgagtgagtgggagtgactaagtgatttttattcttattgttattgtcattgttgttgttgcttttctttattgctattatcgttattattatgattattgttatcatcccatcatcatcatcattattttatcattatcattaagatctttaacattatcatcattatcattattatcattattattatcaaatattgttatcataattatagttattatcattactattagtagtagtagcctTAAACAACTAAAACTTAAACTAGGTATAAATTGTGTATTATcatctaataataattaacatctttattatcaccatcgttagtATATGCATTATCAtgaaacatataataatgataagaaggccaataacgataaatatactgataatgatagtaataatcatcatattatcatcatcaggataagtcttaccatcaccattattaatagtatcaatcGTGATCATAACTAGCATCACgaaaatatcaattaataataaaaacaacaattttcCAAACAAAAGCCAGAAATCCCAGAATTCGTTGCTTCATGAAATACGAGACACCGCCTCCGTCTCATGTTAAACCGCGACTGAGATCGATTCGTTGTAtgttaagaaaataaacattacatAAGGTACAGGCTGGTGACGTAATGTATTTGGGAGTCCTTGTCACATCTGATTATTCTCCGTAGTTTCTCTGTTTCGTTGCTTTTAATTTTGGTCGGttcagtgtgtaaatatattgttGGGTCGTGTTATAAGCGTGGCGTGGCAACGGGAAAAGTTTCAGTACCATTTCTGACGCAACAAATCGTTAAAGTTTTgcactatttatttgtttatttattattattattattttatctattttgagAGGGGAGTAAGTTTTAGCAGAATAACTCACGTGACACTTTCAGCGgccattaatctctctctctctctctctctctctctctctctctctctctctctctctcctctctctctctctctctctctctctctctctctctctctctctctctctcttctctctctctctctctctctctctctctctctctctctctctctctctctctctctctctctctctctctctctctctctctccttctctctcatgtcCAAATTCCTTATTTCCTGAGTAGAATCCATTTCTTACACGAACTGCATCATAAGTTTAAAGCGATTCCAATACATTTCTTTCATCTTTAATATTGCAAAAAGGaatagaaatgggagagagagagagagagagagagagagagagagagagagagagagagagagagagagagagagagggagagagagagagagagagagagagagagagagagagagagagagagagagagagagagagagagagagagacgtaagctTGGGATATTAATGGCCACTGAATGTGTCACGTGAGTCATTTTGCTAAAACTTACTGCCCTatcaataaagattttaaaaaaattaatcagacacatacacgcacgcacacacacacacacacacacacacacacacacacacacacacacacacacacacacacacacacacacacacacacacacacacacacacacacacacacacacacacacacacacacacacacacacacacacacacacacacacacacacacacacacacacacacatacacacacatgtgttattattacatgtgtgtgtgtgtgtgtatatgcaaggAGAGCAAGGGTTTCGAGTGTCGGCGGCGCGGCGGAGGAGCGCGTGCCGCCCGAGTCGACCAGAGGTTCAGCAGAAGCTAAATCAAGTACCAGTGAACTTGAAGCAAGGAAGGCAAGCGGTGCGATTTGCCGAGAGAAATCGTACTTTTAttggtgtatttatgtataggtttatacatgcgcacacacacacgcgcatacgcacacacataaatatacatatatacatatatatatatatatatatatatatatatatatatatatatatatatatatatagtatatatgtttgtgtctgtatatgattatatatacatatatctctctatctatctgtctatctatctatctatatatctatatcaacacacatatataattatgtgtatatatatacatatatatagatagatagataagtagataggtggatggatgataaataaatatatgtaatatataaatatatatatatatataaatatatatgcatgtatatataatatatatatatatatatatatatatatatatatatatatatatatatatatatatatatatatatatgtatacgtatatatgtatatatatataatatatatatatatatatatatatatatatatatattatatatatatatatatatatatgtgtgtgtgtgtgtgtgtgtgtgtgtgtgtgtgtgtgtgtgtgtatttgtatgtatgaatatatgtgtgcgtgtgtgtgaggcaaTGAGAATGGGAGAAGCAGACTCGTCGCCTTGATAAAAATGCGATTCCTATGAGGTCTTACGGCCTGTCAATGGCTGAGAATTAAGCTTATGTGAATATGGTGTAAACCGagttttacaacatatatatgaccTTAATATATACTCGTACCCGTCATGatgagtttgtttttttcatgactGCTATAAACATCTTAGTTACAGTGGATGGCTTATGCTGTATTTTCTTCCATATATCTTTAACATCTGCTgctttttttgccccaaaacttACCTGTCCATGCGCGGTTGTCGTCCATCCAAGATTTTCGGCAGTTTCCAGTGTATGAAAATCCCGccctaaacaacaacaaccaaacgaGACAAGTGCAAATCCATCTTCACgcctttactcctcctcctcctccaggaaccTCACACAGAAATCCAAATCAGAAATCTCTACCGAGGGATTCTGCGGAGGTTCAGAAGACACCCTtagccacacacacccccagaatGCTGCTGACGACGCTGGTGGTGCTGCTGGCCTTCCGCCTCTTCTACCGCTCGTGGTCGGGTCGTTGCTCCTCCAAGAGGTCGCTGGCGGGGAAGACTGTCATTGTCACCGGTGGCTCTGCAGGTGAAGAAGGGGACTTGTGGGTTGCTTGTGTAAAAGCACTTGAAGGCTGCTTGTGTGTGTCGCCTggggatgatagtgataaggacTGCTTGTGTTGTGCTCTTGTAAGCTGCTTCTGTGTGATGCTTGGTGGTGACACtcgtgaaataatgataatgttagtaataatgatgataatggtagtgataatgctgataatgataatgatgatgatgatgattatgataatgatgatggtaatgataatgataatgatgataataatcataataatgataatgataataataatgatagtaataataataataatgatatcaatgataatatttacaataataatgacaacaatgataataataataataataataataaataataataacaataataataataataataataataataataataataataatgaaagtaatccCTCCTCCCCAAAGGCATCGGCAAAGAGGCTGCCAAGGACTTCCTGCGGCGAAAGGCGAAGGTCATTCTGGCCTGCAGGAACCTGGAGAAGGCTAGGAAGGTGGCGGGTGAGTGGTAGGACCTTCTTCTGTGAAGGTCTTATTAATTGTGCTTGtctgttccttctctcttctgactctctctctctctctctctctctctctctctctctctctctctctctctctctctctctctctctctctccttccctccctcccttcctgaatcaatccactgcagcaCGTAGGCCTCTTCCAGTCTTATCCAGCTttatctgtcttgcgttttttgtttccagtcttggccctccaaatttcgttatttagtCACACCATCTTGTCATTGCTCTGGCCCCTGGCCTCTTTATGtaatctataacccagtctgttactttttttgttaCATCTGTCAACCTGTCTCCAAcctatatgacctgcccattgctatgtttttctttttgatgctcctagGTATATCTTCCACTTCCGTCTaatccctgatccacgtcgccttcaATCCGATCTCTTaagttaattcccagcatcaattccctctctgggcacttattagtttcctctacagtaatttggttgtagtccatgtttttgaTCCATATGTCATAATTGGGAGGACGcactggttaaagatttttctttttaaacataatgacaaggagcctcttagtactgtgtctgccgaaggcgctccaacctagactgtggcgtcgcttaatttcctcttcgctatataaatagataaatatatatatatatatatatatatatatatatatatatatatattatatatatatatttgtgtgtgtgtgtgtgtgtgtgtgtgtgtgtgtgtgtgtgtgtgtgtgtgtgtgtggtatatagctagataaatagatagacacatatccTCTACCGCTTTCCTCATAATCTCCAtttgctttttccttcttccccttcttcgcctttatgccttcccctcctctcccctgtcaTCTCCCCGTGCCtgtaccccttcctcttcctcctctccccctgcagAGGAGCTGGTGGCGGAGACCGGCAACCCGGAGGTGGCCGTGCGGCGTCTCGACACGGCAGACCTGGCATCCGTCCGCGCCTTCGCCGAGGAGTTTCTGAGAACCGAGGACTCTCTTCACGTCCTGGTAATTGCcttctatccttttcttcctctctctttttctttctatgggTGTTTAAGgactctcgggggggggggggaggctggagaATTAGATGAGGATGATTCTCAAAAAAAGATTGTGGTCGTTTTAGCTGGAAATGAACGATTGCGGAAGGAGTTATTAGAGCGaataaatttctgttttttttcggaaaagatTGTTGTCGTTTCAGTTTTAGCGACGTTTGGGCGTAAAAGGctcatcccttttcttcctcattttcacaAGCGCACAAAACATACTCTTTTCCCCACGATCGTCTAAGACTAAAATAACGACCTCTGCCACAGGATCTCTAGGGTCGAAAGGCCTCAGTTCTAGCAGGTGGCCTTTATAGGGCGTCTTGCATTGACTTATAGAATTGAAGTATGGTCTATCTTTTTTCCATTGGGGCTTTCATGAgaatgaaattaattataaaatataaatatgttttaaaaaacgtTCTAACAAAGCGTACACTAAAGattaaccccctctctcccccagggTACGTTTTGCACGCTGATGGAAATCATTTAAATAAATGGATGACTAGAGTGGCTTGAGTGAAATTAACTGACCTTTCCTGCAGGAGAACAACGCAGGGATTGGCTTGAGTGAAATTAACTGATCTCTCCTGCAGGTGAACAACGCAGGGATCGCGGGAAGCAGGACGCGGCAGGAGACGAAGGACGGACTCGAGCTGACGATGGCCACCAACCACTTCGGGCATTTCCTCCTGACGAATCTCCTTCTCAGTAAGGCCTCTCGGTCCTTCCTTCCTGCTGGGGATTAAAGGGATTGTGTTCCTGGAGtagcatttctttttctttttctttttcttttattcattattattatcattattattattatttgtgtgtgtgtgtgtgtgtgtgtgtgtgtgtgtgtgtgtgtgtactcgcgcGATTCATTTCTCAAGCGTATATGAAtggttttgatttctttttttctctctctttcaagttATGGAACAATGAACTAAATGACTGaacaaaaatggaataaaaaaagatatatatatatacatattcttaaacaattaataaagtacaAATAGAATGCACGTTATCTCATCCTAGTTTGGTTGTTTACCCTCATTAGCACAATTACTCTTCCCTGCATATAACTATAGAATAAGATGATTGTATCAGTATATAgtatttcttttcacttcttccaAATTCACATAGAGACATACGAGGTTGCAGCAACcttaaatagtgataataataagaatagaaaaacgGCCTCAGACCCCATTTCCCCAACTCCTTCCGCTAGATTCCCCCCTCCactctgcccccacccccaccccccaacctcccGATTAACCCCCTTCGCCCTCCGctattccctccacccctccccacctctcctcccccctccctgatcaacacccctttccccgccctccAATCCTCCCCATACCCTCAACattgccaccccctcccccttataccCTCCACTTTACCCCCTCTCCATACCCaccatttcccccctctccaccattactcatcctccaccatccccccccaaccaccaccaccaccaacccactttcccccccctcagAACGCCTGCAGCAGAGCGCCCCCTCCCGCGTGGTCACCGTCTCCTCCGCGGCGCACAAGATGGTGAGGAACCTTAACCCGAGGGACCTGAATCTGACCTCCTCCTACGGCTCCATGAAGGCTTACGGACTCAGCAAGCTCTGCAATATCTTGTTCGCGACGGAGCTGGCTGAGAGGCTCAAGGAAACGGGTAAGGGATGCCTAGATGTAGCCACtacctttgtttgtctgtctgtctgtctggctggctggctggctggctggctggttggctggctggctggctggctggttggctggttggttgcatggttggctgtctgtctgtttgtctgtttgtctgtttacctatatgtctatctacttatctgtatttatatttatatttaatctaatatctttctctctctctctctctctctctctctctctctctctctctctctctctatatatatatatatatatatatatatatatatatatatatatatatatatatatatatatatatagagagagagagagagagagagagagaagagagagagagagagagatgtatgtatatatcgaatTATCTGTGATTATGTCTATTTATACTGTATACCTATTTTGctactttcattgttattattgtatatcattcttgttaccataattattgttattatgtatatattccttaTGATGATGAATTTAAGATCATATGTAGACTTCTGTTAAGATCATTAACGTAAACATTCGcaatcattatttgtattgttacttCTTTAGTTAcggtcataatcatcatcatcgtcatcctcatcatcgccatcaccaccaccactacctccaccaccaccaccaccaccatcaccatcttcccccccccctctcctataaCCCCTGCAATTGCACACCTCCTTTCGTGTTGCAGGCGTGACCAGCAACAGCCTCCATCCTGGCGCCGTGGCAACCGAGTTTTTCCTGAAGGATGACCCTAGTCGCGGCTGGGTCATGACCTTAGCCGGCCGCATCCTCAACTTCCTCGTCACTTTGGCAGGGAAGGTGAGGCGATAGAGAGGATGGGGTAGATGGCatgttatttctatctttatctatttatatgtttagaTGTTGTATGTT encodes the following:
- the LOC119574091 gene encoding retinol dehydrogenase 12-like, producing the protein MRTVLRGESASHLQRRRVVAVSHQSVKCQLQSDTARASVRIPKAEAGQKSPSGRFRCELLPAARTSHRNPNQKSLPRDSAEVQKTPLATHTPRMLLTTLVVLLAFRLFYRSWSGRCSSKRSLAGKTVIVTGGSAGIGKEAAKDFLRRKAKVILACRNLEKARKVAEELVAETGNPEVAVRRLDTADLASVRAFAEEFLRTEDSLHVLVNNAGIAGSRTRQETKDGLELTMATNHFGHFLLTNLLLKRLQQSAPSRVVTVSSAAHKMVRNLNPRDLNLTSSYGSMKAYGLSKLCNILFATELAERLKETGVTSNSLHPGAVATEFFLKDDPSRGWVMTLAGRILNFLVTLAGKDCELGAQTTIHLAVSEELDRVSGKYFEDCKEATPTRIARDRAVAKSVWEVSEALVNLRPSEVNY